In Saccharolobus solfataricus, a genomic segment contains:
- a CDS encoding pyroglutamyl-peptidase I has translation MTVLLFGFEPFLEYKENPSQLIVEALNGSTILKEEVKGVILPVEYEKIEDLIVTKIREMKPILTLGIGVAPGRAKITPEKIAINYKYSREGDNAGKKYKGEKIDPLGQDGIFTNIPVEDLVDLLNENGIPAELSLSAGSYLCNNAMYIIIREARKYNSLGGFIHVPLHESYAARIQRPIPSMSLDTMIRGIRLSMEFILTNKKENLTFS, from the coding sequence ATGACAGTCCTCTTGTTTGGCTTCGAACCCTTTTTGGAATACAAGGAAAATCCATCTCAGTTAATTGTTGAAGCCTTAAATGGAAGTACCATATTAAAGGAAGAGGTCAAAGGTGTGATATTGCCAGTTGAGTATGAGAAGATAGAGGATTTAATAGTTACGAAAATTAGAGAGATGAAACCAATATTAACTTTAGGAATTGGTGTAGCCCCGGGTAGGGCGAAGATAACTCCAGAGAAGATAGCCATAAACTACAAGTACTCAAGGGAAGGAGATAACGCTGGGAAGAAGTACAAGGGAGAGAAGATTGACCCCTTAGGGCAAGACGGTATCTTTACGAATATACCAGTTGAGGACCTCGTAGACTTATTGAATGAAAACGGAATACCAGCTGAATTGAGCTTAAGTGCTGGTAGCTATCTGTGTAATAACGCAATGTACATCATAATTAGGGAAGCTAGAAAGTACAATAGCTTAGGTGGTTTCATTCACGTTCCCTTACACGAGTCATATGCCGCGAGAATACAACGACCTATTCCATCTATGAGTTTAGATACTATGATAAGGGGAATAAGGTTATCAATGGAATTTATATTAACAAATAAAAAAGAGAATCTTACCTTCTCCTAG
- a CDS encoding thioesterase family protein, with protein MEKVFLIRQEHSSVVVGSGNVNVLSTPLMIAFMENVALELAQKYLEKGKTTVGYHVDVKHLMPISIGRKLKRATLIEVFNGKESK; from the coding sequence TTGGAAAAGGTCTTTCTAATTAGGCAAGAACATTCATCAGTTGTAGTTGGAAGTGGTAACGTTAACGTTTTATCAACTCCCTTGATGATTGCCTTTATGGAAAACGTGGCCCTTGAGCTAGCTCAAAAGTATTTGGAAAAGGGGAAGACTACTGTGGGATATCACGTAGATGTTAAGCACTTAATGCCCATTAGTATTGGAAGAAAATTAAAGAGGGCAACTCTAATTGAGGTTTTTAATGGTAAAGAGTCGAAATAG
- a CDS encoding vitamin K epoxide reductase family protein: MIILKGNKIDYLFLLFGLLGLSTMIYSYLSFSLDVISRNSCTINSVISCSSVENSIYSTFLGIKLYYYGMAYFSAIIVLSLLVVKGTVKNIIGYVISLLSIIASIISVYLIYTEIFLLGHMCIVCTLAHVSIFSVLILSVIKFKV, translated from the coding sequence GTGATTATCTTGAAAGGTAACAAAATCGATTATCTATTTCTCCTCTTTGGTCTCTTAGGACTAAGCACAATGATCTACTCTTACCTATCCTTTAGCTTAGACGTGATAAGTAGGAACAGTTGTACCATAAATTCCGTGATAAGTTGCTCATCAGTGGAAAACAGCATATACTCAACGTTTCTAGGGATAAAATTGTACTACTACGGAATGGCCTACTTTTCAGCCATAATAGTACTCTCATTACTTGTCGTAAAGGGGACAGTAAAGAACATAATTGGTTACGTAATTTCCCTACTGAGTATTATAGCCTCCATCATATCGGTTTATTTAATATATACTGAAATATTCTTGTTAGGACACATGTGTATAGTATGTACTTTAGCACATGTCTCAATTTTCAGCGTTCTAATCCTCTCCGTGATTAAGTTCAAGGTATGA
- a CDS encoding C2H2-type zinc finger protein, with protein MGIIGPYVCPLCLMPFNSSVSLKQHIRYTEHTKTCPICKKEFRNTDSTLDHVCKKHNISALVR; from the coding sequence GTGGGAATTATAGGCCCTTACGTTTGTCCCCTCTGTCTCATGCCCTTTAATTCCTCAGTTAGTCTGAAACAACACATCAGATATACTGAGCATACAAAGACTTGTCCCATATGCAAAAAGGAGTTTAGAAACACTGATTCAACCCTAGACCATGTTTGCAAAAAACATAATATATCTGCGTTAGTTAGGTGA
- a CDS encoding DUF973 family protein: MESSIQALKNIKTGSLYYFLAIIIALVTEVVILRENSLANSFFVLIFELVAYGILLIGFSRMRTGFFQLSKTINTYIGTTGVNIFIIGIVALLFGAILPILIYIGGSLVFIGDVMIGYTIYKIGQRFQVNTEKIAGILVMISITSFIGYIISYFASDEVMRKMLQAPREEKLLIVPSDKSIGYGILKSNGDANVVVYSKESSEIISAQIMGYNFQALQINPKTVMAGENRIYIKFALSGVTFVPGNIYNLEILLANSEKLLASLVYEL, from the coding sequence ATGGAATCAAGTATTCAAGCTTTAAAAAACATCAAAACAGGTTCACTATATTACTTTTTAGCAATAATTATAGCTTTGGTAACAGAAGTAGTTATATTGAGAGAAAACTCACTGGCTAATAGCTTTTTCGTCTTAATATTTGAGTTAGTCGCATATGGCATATTGCTAATAGGATTTTCAAGAATGAGAACTGGATTTTTCCAGTTATCGAAAACGATAAATACATACATAGGCACAACTGGAGTTAACATATTTATTATCGGCATAGTAGCATTGCTATTCGGTGCTATTTTACCGATTTTAATTTATATAGGAGGTTCCCTAGTATTTATAGGTGACGTAATGATAGGGTATACTATATATAAGATAGGACAGAGATTTCAAGTAAATACAGAGAAAATTGCAGGAATTCTGGTAATGATATCTATAACCTCTTTCATAGGTTACATAATTTCCTACTTTGCTTCTGATGAAGTTATGAGAAAAATGCTTCAAGCCCCTAGGGAAGAAAAGCTACTAATAGTTCCTAGCGACAAGAGTATAGGTTACGGAATTTTAAAAAGCAACGGAGATGCAAACGTAGTCGTTTATTCTAAAGAGTCCTCTGAAATAATCTCAGCCCAAATTATGGGCTACAATTTTCAAGCATTACAAATCAATCCCAAAACAGTTATGGCGGGAGAAAATAGAATATATATAAAATTTGCTCTATCTGGAGTAACGTTTGTTCCGGGAAATATTTATAATTTAGAGATATTACTTGCTAATAGTGAAAAATTATTAGCCTCCTTAGTTTATGAGTTATAA
- a CDS encoding IS5-like element ISC1290 family transposase: MKHWIEYYNGPVPYEHLSARHKTLVKMNYMLITSEVLSRLSDLFILRALIVMIVWTCSYRDVRSYYESDVVVRWFLGEYKSKSEIHRRAKKFRGEVKTLFKEYAKELEGKMSRLADYLPSSALYGKVGKLWIVDSFLIEVPFGKRNKETLKKKFELDLRQRKYREAANTLFFYIKCKARRRFKGEFTKKRNRSYFGFKVFNLMSPTMIVHEIQVELANFPDNKVGFSRSGYKVVDRGFVGKSSTWLIGFSSFRRYVEFFGIFLRRYWRPYATEKGMVEFFVYVIALIYNSYIYTSVLSRVPESQLAH, from the coding sequence ATGAAGCATTGGATAGAATACTACAACGGCCCGGTTCCCTATGAACATTTATCAGCAAGGCATAAAACACTTGTGAAAATGAACTACATGCTGATCACGTCTGAAGTGCTGTCGCGTCTCTCTGACCTCTTCATATTGAGAGCGTTAATAGTAATGATTGTGTGGACGTGCTCCTACAGGGACGTGCGGAGCTACTACGAGTCAGACGTGGTGGTAAGGTGGTTCCTAGGCGAGTACAAGTCTAAGTCGGAGATCCATAGGAGGGCAAAGAAATTTAGGGGAGAGGTAAAGACTCTGTTCAAGGAGTACGCCAAGGAGTTGGAGGGGAAGATGAGTAGACTTGCCGACTACTTACCTAGCAGTGCGTTATACGGAAAGGTTGGAAAGCTGTGGATCGTGGATTCCTTCCTAATCGAGGTACCCTTCGGGAAGAGGAACAAGGAAACATTGAAGAAGAAGTTTGAGCTAGACCTAAGGCAGAGGAAGTACAGGGAGGCGGCTAACACGCTCTTCTTTTACATTAAGTGCAAAGCGAGGAGGAGGTTCAAGGGAGAGTTTACAAAGAAGAGGAACAGGAGTTACTTCGGCTTCAAGGTCTTCAACCTCATGTCGCCAACAATGATAGTTCACGAGATTCAAGTGGAACTGGCCAATTTTCCGGACAATAAGGTTGGCTTCTCTCGCAGCGGTTATAAGGTAGTGGATAGGGGCTTCGTGGGGAAGTCCTCGACCTGGTTGATAGGTTTCTCTAGTTTCAGGAGGTATGTGGAGTTCTTTGGGATCTTCTTGAGGAGGTATTGGAGGCCTTACGCTACTGAAAAGGGTATGGTCGAGTTCTTTGTCTACGTTATCGCGTTGATTTACAACTCCTACATCTACACTTCTGTGTTATCGCGTGTTCCGGAGAGTCAACTCGCCCACTAA
- a CDS encoding FkbM family methyltransferase, producing MFNIKDNYMEFTYKDKRLRFYGFLLNGHVYNQFISFEYGKIDFKNKTVIDIGANIGDSSIYFAINGAKEVYAIEPMPKLFNYLTENIRFNNITNIIPLNVAIGNEEGLIKIPNIDVGLDAYTKNFQNSENGNIIPVKTLRSIISEYVISENIVLKIDCEGCEYDAIYSLDNTTLDKISQIALEYHYGPYKLSEFLIEKGFKVEYTKPKRYNEHEIGILYAFK from the coding sequence TTGTTTAACATTAAAGATAATTACATGGAATTTACATATAAGGATAAACGTTTAAGATTTTATGGCTTCCTTCTAAATGGACATGTATATAATCAATTTATAAGTTTTGAGTATGGAAAAATTGATTTTAAAAATAAAACTGTTATAGATATTGGGGCAAATATAGGAGACTCATCTATATACTTTGCTATAAACGGAGCTAAAGAAGTTTATGCTATAGAACCTATGCCCAAATTGTTTAACTACTTAACTGAAAATATTAGATTTAATAATATTACTAATATTATACCTTTAAATGTAGCAATAGGTAATGAAGAAGGATTAATAAAAATACCAAATATAGATGTAGGTTTAGATGCTTATACCAAGAATTTCCAAAATTCAGAAAACGGTAATATTATTCCTGTAAAAACCTTAAGAAGTATAATTAGTGAATATGTTATATCAGAAAACATTGTTCTTAAGATAGATTGCGAAGGTTGTGAATATGATGCTATCTATAGCTTAGATAATACTACCTTAGATAAAATAAGTCAAATAGCACTAGAATATCATTATGGACCTTATAAATTATCTGAGTTCCTAATAGAAAAAGGATTTAAGGTTGAATACACAAAGCCTAAAAGATATAATGAACACGAAATTGGAATTTTATATGCGTTTAAATAA
- a CDS encoding glycosyltransferase: protein MLKGDIIESKTGTVRWALEVQKAIPDLSLFYFGKSNSLQKNQYLIKIAKIGSIYIILPTFSNLRNIAKLLKCNSVYFVDIPSLPFFLLIYFILKLFGRKIIFGLHGFIQRDNGIKGKIFRNVAKHETVHVLNVYDKNLMEKIGCKRIFLIPNFIYSNSSEIIRCNKFIVLFVGRLDINHKGIDLLVDIILKLKTNIEFHIIGNGEGKNVIEELAKKQTNVKYLGEVNDEVLSQEYARASLFILTSRYETFGYVLLEAQSHGLPIVAFDLPEIRDNIILGKLVRPFNTEDFARAILDFYNQYKLNKEKYYLIREEIRRKAYDIFNKQKIIDNILKLFL, encoded by the coding sequence TTGTTAAAGGGAGATATAATTGAATCTAAAACTGGTACTGTTAGATGGGCTTTAGAAGTTCAAAAAGCTATTCCAGATTTATCCTTATTTTATTTCGGAAAAAGTAATTCACTTCAGAAAAATCAGTATTTAATTAAAATTGCAAAAATTGGAAGTATTTATATTATATTACCCACATTTTCAAATCTAAGAAATATAGCTAAATTACTTAAATGTAATTCTGTATATTTTGTAGATATTCCATCACTACCATTCTTTTTATTAATATATTTTATCTTAAAATTGTTTGGAAGGAAAATTATATTCGGGCTACACGGTTTTATTCAGAGAGATAATGGTATTAAAGGGAAAATATTTAGGAACGTAGCAAAACATGAAACGGTTCATGTGCTAAATGTATATGACAAAAACTTAATGGAGAAGATTGGATGTAAGCGAATTTTCTTGATTCCTAACTTTATATATTCTAACTCTTCTGAGATTATACGATGTAATAAGTTTATCGTATTATTTGTAGGTAGGTTAGATATAAATCACAAAGGAATAGATTTATTAGTTGATATAATATTGAAGTTAAAAACTAACATAGAATTCCATATAATAGGTAATGGAGAAGGTAAAAACGTCATAGAAGAGTTAGCTAAAAAGCAAACTAACGTAAAGTACTTAGGAGAAGTTAATGACGAAGTTTTGAGCCAAGAGTATGCGAGAGCTTCATTATTTATTCTTACTTCCAGATACGAGACCTTTGGATATGTATTACTTGAAGCTCAATCTCACGGTTTACCAATTGTGGCTTTTGATTTGCCTGAGATAAGGGATAATATAATATTGGGTAAATTAGTTAGACCCTTTAATACTGAAGACTTTGCTAGAGCTATTTTAGATTTTTATAACCAATATAAACTTAACAAGGAAAAATATTATCTAATTAGAGAAGAAATAAGAAGAAAAGCATATGATATTTTTAATAAACAAAAAATAATAGATAATATATTAAAATTATTTTTATAA